The following DNA comes from Chloroflexota bacterium.
TTCGAAGCCAATTATAATATGGTTAATTTGACTCTGTCAAGTATTTGCTTGACAAATTTAAGTAGAAATTTTACTATAAATCCTATATCCCTCGAGCAGACCTCCATATTCTTAGTGAGTACCTGTCAATGAAATCAAACATAAAACCAATTAAAAGGAAAAGGCTGACTGACCAAATTATGGATCGCATTGTCTCCCTGATTTCCAGCGGCAAGTTAAAGAAAGGGGATAAATTGCCGGCGGAACATGAGTTAATGGAGCAACTTGGCGTTGGCCGGAGTTCACTCAGGGAGGCAATAGGCGCTCTGCTGCTTACCGGCGTGCTTGCCACACACCACGGACGTGGAACGTTTGTCAGCGTATCCTCAGATGGATTTCTGTCTAGAGCGCTTACCTGGCGCGTACAGATGGGACGTGAAAATATAAAGGAAATTGTTGAAGCAAGGATCGTCCTTGAGCAGTCTATGGCGGGACTGGCGGCAGTAAATGCCACCGAGACAGATATCGATGCAATACGCCATTACTTAGAGTTAATGAAGAAAAATGCCGATAAACTGAACCCGGCTCAACTTCAAACCGATTTATCATTTCACCTTGCCTTGGCGAAGGCAAGCCACAATGCTACACTCTATAGATTTCTTGCCGAGCTTCGGAGCCTGATGATACTCTGGATAAAGCAAGCAATGCGGACAGAGAGAATCTACAGTCTTGGCGATACTATCAAGGATCACGAGGCAATCCTCAACGCCGTGGCGGCAAACGAGGCGGAGAAAGCACAGTCAGCCGTGCGCCGGCATCTTGAGAGGTCAGCTAATAATCTGTCTTACATACTTCTACATAAACAACTGATATCAGAGACTTACACGGAAATATAAGTCCTTCAAAGCGATTTTACGCCATACCGTAACGTCTGGGATGTTCTCTTGAATCTTGCTCAAATCTATCGATTATAGCTTCTGGAGTCGAATAAAGCGGCTGCCAGCCCCATTCTTTTCTGGCATAGCTATCATCAAACACCTTCATAGCCCCAAAAGCTTTGTAGAATCCGGTCTGGGAAAGCGGGTCTGGTTTGTAGCTGACCTCGAATTGTGGAAAGCGACTTTTCAGGACGGCCTCCAGTTTTTTAGCCGAGGTAACTGCTGGGATACCAGTTATATTATAGTTAACCATATCAATATTCTCTTTTGGGGCCTGCAACACCATGTCCGCTGCCCGGGCGGCATCCCTGACATATATCATGGAAATGGTTGATTCCGGCGTGCCGTAAACGCATTCATTAGGCTTACCCAAAATAGCATCTTGAATCATGGGTGGCGCCCAGTGACCGGGTGTCCGGACGTTTGGTCCGATCATGTGGGCATACCGAATAGACCGAAAATCCAGGCCAAATTTGTTGCGGAAAAATCTGCCCAAGCTTTCACCGTAAAGTTTGCCGCAACCGTATATGCTCACCGGTCGCTGGATGCTGATATCCGTGAGCACTTCCTCAACCTGTAAACCAAATGTTCCCAGAGTACTGGTGAACATCATTTTTCCCACGCCGAACAATCTGGCCGCTTCTAATACGTTGTACGTGCCGATAACGTTGGTGCGGAAAGA
Coding sequences within:
- a CDS encoding NAD-dependent epimerase/dehydratase family protein; translated protein: MTKLITGGTGYIGAELARILAERGEETVLFDVVINRHRIEDIENKVKIVPGDVGNWAEVLNVVKENKVSEIYHLGSMLTYMSEINPWASFRTNVIGTYNVLEAARLFGVGKMMFTSTLGTFGLQVEEVLTDISIQRPVSIYGCGKLYGESLGRFFRNKFGLDFRSIRYAHMIGPNVRTPGHWAPPMIQDAILGKPNECVYGTPESTISMIYVRDAARAADMVLQAPKENIDMVNYNITGIPAVTSAKKLEAVLKSRFPQFEVSYKPDPLSQTGFYKAFGAMKVFDDSYARKEWGWQPLYSTPEAIIDRFEQDSREHPRRYGMA
- a CDS encoding FadR family transcriptional regulator translates to MKSNIKPIKRKRLTDQIMDRIVSLISSGKLKKGDKLPAEHELMEQLGVGRSSLREAIGALLLTGVLATHHGRGTFVSVSSDGFLSRALTWRVQMGRENIKEIVEARIVLEQSMAGLAAVNATETDIDAIRHYLELMKKNADKLNPAQLQTDLSFHLALAKASHNATLYRFLAELRSLMILWIKQAMRTERIYSLGDTIKDHEAILNAVAANEAEKAQSAVRRHLERSANNLSYILLHKQLISETYTEI